The Methanocaldococcus infernus ME region CTGTTTCCTTATCTCCTCTCCAGTTTTTTTAGCAATTAATTCAAAGCTCTCAAAGGTTGGGGTTAATATCTCTTCATAACCATAGCTTTCAAAAACCTCTCTTAACTTTTTCTCCACATATCTCCTTTTTTTCATTTCCTCTGGAGTAAAGTCTCTTGTTCCTCTTGGCTTACTGATCATTCTCTCCCTTCTTTTCCCTTAGCTTTCTTTTCTAACAATACAAAACAACCCCTTGGCCCAAAGGCATAGATAATATCTCCTGGCTTTATTAAAAAAGTTGGCTCAGGATTTATATAAATTTCATCTCCTCTCTTAACTCCTAAGACAGTTAATCCTGTCTTTTTCCTAATTTGGCTTTGACTTAATGTTTTATATGCAAGCTCTGAACCTTCTTCCACTTTAATCTTCTTCACATCAACATCCTCATCAAACTCATCACTTGCAACCTTAATAAAGGTGTGTAGAAAATCTAAGAGTCCTGATCTTAAGCTAAGCTCAGCCATCCTTAGCCCACCAATTAGGTAGGGAGAAACAACTCTATCAGCTCCAGCAGCCTTTAGCTTTTTTATAGCTTCATATTCATCAGCCTTAGCAACAACTAAAATATTTTTATTAAGCTCCTTAGCTGTTAAAGTAACAAAGACATTATCAGCATCCTCTGAGAGGGCAGCAATTAAGCACTTAGCCTTTTCAATATTTGCCTTCTTTAAAATTATGTCTTTCCTTGCATCTCCAATTATGTAAATGAAATTTTTATACTTCTCAAGAGCTTCTCTTATCTTCTCTTCATCCTTCTCAATGACAACAACCTTAACCCCTTCCCTTAAAAGTTTATAGACTATTACTCTACCCAATTTCCCATAGCCACAGACAATATAATGGTCTTTCAAGCTCTTTATTAGGTTCTCCATTCTTTTAACCCTTATAAGCTCTTTAAGCTTTCCCTCAACTATGAACTCAGTTATGAGGGAAAAGAGATACATAACTATTCCAATACCAAAGGTTAGGTAGATGATGGTTAAAGCTCTCCCTAAAAAAGTTTTTGGAGTAAAGTCTCCATAGCCAGTTGTAGTTATGGTTATAACACTAAAATAGAGGGCTGTGAAGAAATCAACATTTTCAATTACACTTATCAAGTAGGCATAACTCAAAATTAAGGAGAGTGAAAGAGCTATCACAATGGCAAATTTTTTTATAAATTTATTGTATTCTTTGTAAATATCCAAGGGTTTCACTCATCTATTCTCTGAGTTCTTCTCACTGTGAAGGCAAAGAGAGCTGGCAAGATAGCTCCACCCAAAACAGCAGCTGTTAGGGCTACATCTGGAGCTAAGAGGGCATAGTAAAGATAAGCTACACAGAGGCCAGCAAAGCCAGAGAGGATTATGCACTTAATAAGATCCTTCTGCAGAAGTGAGGCTAAGCTTGTTAAAATAGCCAACACTAAGACAATATAATTTATGATTTCCATTTTATTTCACCAGTAGCATCTTATCTTAACATTAGTTAAATATCTTTCAGCCACTTCTTTTAACTTTTCCAACTCTTCCCTTTTAGGCATTGGAAACTCTCTAAACCTTTTATCATAAGCTTTTGTAGGATCATACTGTTGTATCACATATAAGTTACAATTAATATTTTTTGCTATCTCCTCTATATCTTTACTATCCATAAATTTTGGGATGTAGGTAGTTCTACACTCTACATAAACCCCAGCCTCTAAAGAGAGATTTATGGTTTTTAATATTTTATTTTTAATCTCTTCCTCATTTTCTTTACATCTTGTTAGCTCCCTATATTTATAGAATGGGCATTTAACATCAATGGCTATATAATCCAAATATTCCAAAATTTTGCTAACAATCTCTGGCCTTGTTCCATTAGTGTCCAACTTAACCAAATATCCTAAGTCCTTAGCCTCTCTTGCTAATTCAATAATTTCCTCTTGTAAAGTTGGCTCTCCCCCTGAGATCACTATGGCTTCAGTGAGAAGAGGATCAACCCTTTTTAAAAACTCTTTGACAGTTATACTATGTTTAATTTTTAAAATATTCTCTAAGTTATGACAGTATGAACATCTAAAATTACATCCTGAGAGAAAGATGACTGTAGAAGCCTTTTTTGGAAAATCTATAGTTGAAAACTCCATCCCAGAAACTTCCATAGGTAACCCTTTATAGCTCTTTTCTAATTCTATTTAGTAAAACTTCAAGTCTTTCAATGGTGTTCTTACTTATTGGAATGTCTTCTTTAATTAAGTATTCTATGTCTCTTATAGCTTTTTCTAATTCTTTTTTGTTCTCTTCTGATTTAACGTAAGCTTTTAGGGTTTCTAAAACCTCCAATAACCCAACCTTATCGTTGGCTTTTGCACAGTTTAAAGCGAGCTTTGTTGAAGTTTCTACAAACTCTTTTATAAGTTTTTCAATTTCTTTTTTATCAGTTGATTTTTTAATTAGTTCTGTTGTTTTTGTTAGAGTTTCTTCAAGTTTTTCTTTTTCTTTAATTAACTCTTCTAATGAATTCAAAGCTTCTAAAACTTCGTCCATTGATTGGAATCTATCTTCTTTTCTCTTTGCTAAGAACTTATCAAATATTCCGTTAAATATTGATAATTTTGGATTAATCTTTGACGGAGGGGTTGGTTTAATACTTGGATTTATTATTTTTGATATTACTTGAGCAGGGGAAGAACCTTCATAAGGCAGTTTTCCTGTTAATAACTCGTAAAATAAAACTCCTAACTGATAAATATCTGTTCTCTCGTCTGTTTTTCCATATTCTCCTTCGTCTATTTGTTCTGGAGCTGAGTATAGTAACGTTAAAGCCTTTGCCGATGTTGTTGAAGATTTCGCTCCTATCTTAGCCAATCCCCAATCAGAAATTTTTGGAATTATGTCGGAGGTTAGTAAAATATTAGATGGTTTTATGTCCCTATGAATTACTCCCCTTGAATGAGCATGTTTTAATCCTTCAGCGATCTGTTTTACGATCCTTAAAGCTTCTTTTGGATCCAAGGGCTTAGGATACTTATCCAAATCTCTAATAATTTTTCCATTTAATTTAACTCCATCAATATATTCCATCTCAATGTGAGGAATTGGCTCAATATAAGCGTCATACATTTTAACGATATTTGGATGGTTAAGATTTTTCCAAGCTTCTATTTCTTTTAGTAGCGATTTCTTAGCTTTTTCATTAAGAGAAGGGATTTTTAACGCTATTGGTAATGTTCCACCTTTTCTTTTAACTTTGAAAACTTTTCCAAATCCTCCCTCCCCTAATTTTTCTAATGGAATATATTTATTTAAAAGTTCTCTTGGAAAGTCTATAACATTATCGATCTTTTTTTCTACATCTTTATTTTCTTTTTTCTTTTTTGTCTTTTTCTTCTTTATAAATAGTATAGATCCTCCTATTAAAACTAAACCTATTAATAATATAGCAGCTTGAAATCCATAATTATTAACATAAGATTCTAAACTTGATGGTTTTAATAATATATTATTCTTATTAGATGTAGAGCTTACAATAGGAACTAATTTAGCATCAATAGTTTTAATCTCTCCTGAAGAAATATAGATCTTTTTAGTGTAGTCTTTAAAACCCTTTTTTGTAATTTTTATAGTATGATATCCGCTATCTAACTTAATGTGAATTGGAGGATGCCCAACATATTTACCATCAATATAAACATTAGCTCCTTCAGTACTGTGAATTGTTAGATATCCAAACTTAGGAACCAATTTAGCGTTAATAGTTTTAAACTCTCCTGGAGAAATATAAACTTCAGTACTATATTCCTCAAATCCCTGTTTTACTAACTTTAACTCATGACTTCCTGGTGTAACATCTATTGTTTTTGGAGTAATTCCCATATATTTACCATCAATATATATCTTCGCCCCTGGTGGATTTGATTCAATATATAAAGATCCTTCAGCAGGAATAACTTCAAAAGTAGTTGAGTAAGTTTCAGAATGGAAAAATTCGCCAACATCTAATAAACCAGTATCATAATAATTAATATCAACATAAATAGTTTTAATTCCAGGATTTGCGTTTTTATCTACATATATCTTAAAAGTAAATGTTGCTGAGCCATATTTTTCAATATTTACTGGTGAAGACTTAGAGGGGCTAATATAAATGTTTGGATCATTTGAATAAGGTTTAACTACTACATCTTTAGCCCAATCTTCACCACCAACCTCTCTTATATAAACTGTTAATGTTCCAGAGCCTCCAGCAGGAATTTGGTAAGGATCTATAGATATTGAAACATCTAATTTAGGATTTCCTAATTCTCCACTGACAAAATTTATATTTAACAGAACTCCAACCAATAAGAGAGTAACTATTATCTTTAACTTCACTCTTTCACCCTCCAAATTCTTCAGCCCACTTCTCATACTTTTTAATCTCTGACTTGGTTAAAGGGCTTTTTATCTTTTTGAAGGCTTCTTCAAAGTCCTCATTAGTTAGTGGCCTTACTTTCAACTTTTTATTTTTCAATTCATTGTAAGGAAGTTTAGCCAACTCATGTAAATTTTTATTAACATCCCTGATCATGTTCCAAATAGCCTCTTGGCATAAGTTTTTTAAGTCTCTACCTGAATATAACTTCTCTACACACTTCTCAGCAATCTCATCTAAGTTAACATTTAACTCAAGCCCTTTAGTGTTAATCTTAATTATCTCTTTTGTAGCCTCCTTGTCTGGCAAGGGAATGTAAATTCTTCTTGAAAATCTTGATAAAATAGCCTCATCTAAGTCCCAAGGTGTGTTAGTTGCAGCCAAGGTTAGAACTAAGTTGTCACTTCCCTTATCCTGAAATCCATCAAGCTCAGTTAATA contains the following coding sequences:
- a CDS encoding protein kinase domain-containing protein, with translation MKLKIIVTLLLVGVLLNINFVSGELGNPKLDVSISIDPYQIPAGGSGTLTVYIREVGGEDWAKDVVVKPYSNDPNIYISPSKSSPVNIEKYGSATFTFKIYVDKNANPGIKTIYVDINYYDTGLLDVGEFFHSETYSTTFEVIPAEGSLYIESNPPGAKIYIDGKYMGITPKTIDVTPGSHELKLVKQGFEEYSTEVYISPGEFKTINAKLVPKFGYLTIHSTEGANVYIDGKYVGHPPIHIKLDSGYHTIKITKKGFKDYTKKIYISSGEIKTIDAKLVPIVSSTSNKNNILLKPSSLESYVNNYGFQAAILLIGLVLIGGSILFIKKKKTKKKKENKDVEKKIDNVIDFPRELLNKYIPLEKLGEGGFGKVFKVKRKGGTLPIALKIPSLNEKAKKSLLKEIEAWKNLNHPNIVKMYDAYIEPIPHIEMEYIDGVKLNGKIIRDLDKYPKPLDPKEALRIVKQIAEGLKHAHSRGVIHRDIKPSNILLTSDIIPKISDWGLAKIGAKSSTTSAKALTLLYSAPEQIDEGEYGKTDERTDIYQLGVLFYELLTGKLPYEGSSPAQVISKIINPSIKPTPPSKINPKLSIFNGIFDKFLAKRKEDRFQSMDEVLEALNSLEELIKEKEKLEETLTKTTELIKKSTDKKEIEKLIKEFVETSTKLALNCAKANDKVGLLEVLETLKAYVKSEENKKELEKAIRDIEYLIKEDIPISKNTIERLEVLLNRIRKEL
- a CDS encoding potassium channel family protein, whose protein sequence is MDIYKEYNKFIKKFAIVIALSLSLILSYAYLISVIENVDFFTALYFSVITITTTGYGDFTPKTFLGRALTIIYLTFGIGIVMYLFSLITEFIVEGKLKELIRVKRMENLIKSLKDHYIVCGYGKLGRVIVYKLLREGVKVVVIEKDEEKIREALEKYKNFIYIIGDARKDIILKKANIEKAKCLIAALSEDADNVFVTLTAKELNKNILVVAKADEYEAIKKLKAAGADRVVSPYLIGGLRMAELSLRSGLLDFLHTFIKVASDEFDEDVDVKKIKVEEGSELAYKTLSQSQIRKKTGLTVLGVKRGDEIYINPEPTFLIKPGDIIYAFGPRGCFVLLEKKAKGKEGRE
- a CDS encoding DUF4040 domain-containing protein gives rise to the protein MEIINYIVLVLAILTSLASLLQKDLIKCIILSGFAGLCVAYLYYALLAPDVALTAAVLGGAILPALFAFTVRRTQRIDE
- a CDS encoding anaerobic ribonucleoside-triphosphate reductase activating protein, with product MEVSGMEFSTIDFPKKASTVIFLSGCNFRCSYCHNLENILKIKHSITVKEFLKRVDPLLTEAIVISGGEPTLQEEIIELAREAKDLGYLVKLDTNGTRPEIVSKILEYLDYIAIDVKCPFYKYRELTRCKENEEEIKNKILKTINLSLEAGVYVECRTTYIPKFMDSKDIEEIAKNINCNLYVIQQYDPTKAYDKRFREFPMPKREELEKLKEVAERYLTNVKIRCYW